In a single window of the Candidatus Poribacteria bacterium genome:
- a CDS encoding M50 family metallopeptidase: protein MVSIFKRYIALLLIFIGIVFLWNTLFVYPLKIFVVFMHEVSHGLAAVATGGRIVEIQINPQQGGYALTQGGSRFLTLTAGYLGSLLWGGLILLLAARTHFDKVISILIGVGLVAISIGYGESTFTYLFGIGFGIALVAIGFYLPEVFNDWVLRIIGVTSCLYAILDIKSDVLDRSNLRSDARMLSEITGIPTEVWGVLWILIAIALTLWFLYLAGKTPVAQEEISAEENL from the coding sequence ATGGTATCAATTTTTAAACGTTACATTGCGCTGCTTCTGATTTTCATTGGCATTGTGTTTTTATGGAATACCCTGTTTGTGTATCCCCTCAAAATCTTTGTCGTCTTTATGCATGAAGTGAGCCACGGACTCGCGGCGGTCGCAACCGGCGGTCGCATTGTAGAGATCCAGATTAACCCGCAGCAGGGAGGGTATGCCCTGACACAAGGCGGCTCCCGGTTTTTGACGTTGACCGCGGGGTATCTTGGCAGTCTGCTGTGGGGTGGACTCATCTTACTCTTGGCGGCGAGAACTCACTTCGATAAAGTGATTAGTATCCTTATCGGCGTCGGTCTGGTGGCTATCTCCATCGGCTACGGGGAGAGCACATTTACGTATCTGTTCGGTATCGGTTTTGGCATCGCGCTGGTTGCCATCGGTTTCTATCTCCCAGAAGTGTTCAACGATTGGGTTCTCCGTATTATCGGTGTGACGAGTTGTCTCTACGCGATTCTTGACATTAAAAGCGATGTTCTGGACAGATCGAACCTCCGTTCGGATGCCCGAATGCTCTCGGAGATCACAGGTATTCCGACTGAGGTTTGGGGTGTCCTGTGGATTCTCATTGCAATCGCACTTACGCTATGGTTTCTGTATCTGGCAGGCAAAACGCCAGTTGCCCAAGAAGAAATATCTGCGGAGGAAAACCTCTGA
- the aroC gene encoding chorismate synthase translates to MNTFGHLFRITTWGESHGGAVGVVVDGCPPQIDLDISTIQFELDRRRPGQSHLTTPRQESDIVEILSGVFEGKTLGTPISMLVWNKDARPSAYEHLKDVYRPSHADFTYQEKYGIRNWQGGGRASARETIGRVAAGAIAKQVLREMSGTETLAYVKQIHTLEAEVDADMVTLEEIEASPVRCPDPIVGPKMAERIDQARRDLDSLGGIIESVARNVPVGLGEPVFDKLKADLAKAMMSLPATMGFQIGSGFGGVTMTGSEHNDPFYLEKDDQTEHIRTRTNNSGGTQGGISNGENILFQVAFKPTATIGKPQQTVDMHGSEVTLEASGRHDPCVLVRAPAIVEAMAALVLTDHLLRHRSRS, encoded by the coding sequence ATGAATACATTCGGTCATCTTTTTCGGATTACAACCTGGGGCGAATCACACGGCGGAGCTGTCGGCGTTGTCGTTGACGGGTGTCCACCGCAAATCGACCTGGATATATCCACAATACAATTTGAACTGGATCGGCGGAGACCGGGGCAGAGCCATCTGACGACACCGCGTCAGGAGAGCGATATCGTTGAGATACTTTCCGGTGTCTTTGAGGGAAAGACGCTCGGGACGCCTATCTCCATGCTGGTGTGGAATAAAGACGCACGCCCGTCAGCCTACGAACACCTGAAAGACGTTTACAGACCCTCACACGCCGATTTTACATATCAAGAGAAGTACGGAATCCGAAACTGGCAAGGTGGCGGTAGGGCAAGTGCACGGGAAACCATCGGACGTGTCGCGGCGGGAGCAATTGCGAAGCAAGTTTTGCGCGAAATGTCCGGAACTGAAACGCTCGCTTATGTCAAACAGATTCATACCTTGGAAGCCGAAGTCGATGCAGATATGGTGACGCTTGAAGAGATAGAAGCGAGTCCTGTCCGGTGTCCCGACCCTATTGTCGGTCCGAAAATGGCGGAGCGCATCGATCAGGCGCGGCGGGATCTCGACTCTCTGGGGGGTATCATCGAATCGGTTGCTCGTAATGTGCCTGTTGGACTCGGCGAACCCGTGTTCGATAAACTCAAAGCGGATTTGGCGAAAGCAATGATGTCGCTCCCCGCAACGATGGGGTTCCAAATCGGCTCCGGTTTTGGTGGTGTTACAATGACGGGGTCTGAACATAACGATCCCTTTTATCTCGAAAAGGACGACCAAACGGAGCACATTCGGACGCGGACAAATAATTCCGGCGGTACACAGGGCGGTATTTCAAACGGCGAAAATATTCTGTTCCAAGTCGCTTTCAAACCGACAGCAACAATCGGTAAACCGCAACAGACCGTTGATATGCACGGGAGTGAGGTGACGTTAGAAGCAAGCGGACGACACGATCCCTGTGTTTTAGTGCGAGCCCCCGCTATTGTCGAAGCGATGGCAGCACTTGTTCTCACGGATCATCTACTCCGGCATCGTTCCAGATCTTAA
- a CDS encoding CHAD domain-containing protein, translating to MGIRIMATGSEIKGIIPDEALEVCARQIIVSYFHEMLSYKKGAKEGTDIEFVHDMRVTSRRLRAAMDNFADCFPKRPFKKHYKKVKAITRTMGAVRDLDVLIVRFETELVNLTEGERSDIREVIEHLQRKRKDAREPMLMLFEELEETGFETEFLEFFADRQSTLPNCKV from the coding sequence ATGGGGATCAGAATAATGGCTACAGGATCGGAAATCAAAGGCATCATACCTGATGAAGCGTTGGAAGTCTGCGCTCGACAGATAATTGTGAGCTACTTTCATGAAATGCTGTCCTACAAAAAGGGAGCCAAAGAGGGAACTGATATCGAATTTGTCCACGATATGCGTGTCACCTCGCGTCGGTTACGAGCCGCGATGGACAATTTCGCTGACTGTTTTCCAAAGAGACCGTTCAAAAAACATTACAAAAAGGTAAAGGCAATAACCCGAACCATGGGAGCCGTGCGGGATTTGGATGTCCTCATCGTTCGTTTTGAGACCGAATTGGTGAATCTGACGGAGGGGGAGCGGTCGGACATCCGAGAGGTAATTGAGCACCTACAGCGGAAACGGAAAGACGCACGAGAACCGATGCTAATGCTCTTTGAAGAACTCGAAGAAACCGGTTTTGAGACCGAGTTTTTAGAATTTTTTGCAGATCGCCAATCCACCTTACCGAACTGCAAGGTGTAA
- a CDS encoding CHAD domain-containing protein, whose translation MAKAHKITGVAPLRSYRENARIILPQRLEEVYTWEPFIRDETKREELHNMRISIKRLRYTMELFRVASGLPADDQYAGFLAVIVDLQEILGDIHDADVVLEVLADYTSQSGNREGQVDIPSGVATLIARTQETRKADYETFLEKWDQLSAAGFKQELLSFFLS comes from the coding sequence ATGGCGAAGGCGCATAAAATTACCGGTGTTGCACCGCTGCGGAGTTATCGGGAGAACGCACGCATCATTCTCCCACAAAGGCTTGAAGAGGTGTATACGTGGGAACCGTTCATTCGAGACGAGACGAAGCGTGAAGAACTCCACAATATGCGGATCTCCATTAAACGCCTCCGGTATACGATGGAACTTTTTCGTGTGGCTTCTGGATTACCGGCTGATGACCAATACGCTGGGTTTCTCGCCGTAATCGTTGATTTACAAGAGATACTCGGTGATATTCACGACGCTGATGTCGTCTTGGAGGTCTTAGCGGATTATACATCTCAATCGGGAAACCGGGAAGGACAGGTTGATATCCCATCGGGTGTAGCAACGCTCATCGCTCGGACGCAGGAAACCCGCAAAGCGGATTATGAAACGTTTTTGGAAAAATGGGACCAACTCTCCGCCGCAGGTTTCAAACAGGAATTGTTATCATTTTTTCTGTCATAG
- a CDS encoding ROK family protein, with the protein MSANVIGVDMGGTKILSAVIDTEGNVLATAKVPTKADRDVSEVIDRIAGSVQKAIDKSGVASDSIQAIGIGAPGPLDPATGVVIFAPNLGWQDVPLKTELETRTGFPTFVDNDVNVGTLGEHVFGAGQGVQNVVGIFVGTGIGGGIILNGELFHGASKTAGEIGHIIVKAGGPRCGCGTRGCLEAIASRTAMTKQFRKAILKKGKKSIISELTGGDLSAIRSGVLAKAIRANDKLTLKIFKKVTKYLGIGIGSIVNFLNPEMIVLGGGVVEALDDKFLDDIRTAAEKYALPNTLSGVQIVPAKLGDNSAILGAAALARQRSETA; encoded by the coding sequence ATGAGTGCTAATGTTATCGGTGTGGATATGGGCGGCACTAAGATTCTGTCCGCTGTCATTGATACAGAGGGGAATGTCTTAGCCACAGCCAAAGTCCCAACGAAGGCGGACAGAGACGTATCCGAAGTGATTGATCGGATCGCAGGTTCCGTCCAGAAAGCGATTGACAAATCAGGCGTTGCCTCCGATTCAATTCAAGCGATTGGCATTGGTGCCCCGGGACCGCTTGACCCCGCAACAGGTGTTGTCATTTTCGCACCGAATCTCGGCTGGCAGGACGTTCCACTGAAGACAGAGTTAGAAACACGCACGGGCTTCCCAACTTTTGTTGACAATGATGTGAACGTCGGAACGCTCGGTGAACACGTGTTTGGTGCGGGACAAGGTGTTCAGAATGTCGTTGGAATTTTTGTAGGCACGGGTATCGGTGGTGGCATCATTCTAAACGGTGAATTGTTCCATGGGGCAAGTAAGACGGCTGGTGAAATCGGACATATCATCGTCAAAGCGGGCGGACCCCGCTGTGGCTGTGGCACGCGTGGATGTTTAGAAGCAATCGCCAGCCGCACGGCGATGACAAAGCAATTCCGAAAGGCTATTCTAAAAAAGGGAAAGAAGAGTATAATTTCCGAACTCACCGGCGGTGACCTGAGTGCGATTCGGAGTGGCGTTTTAGCGAAAGCGATCCGCGCAAACGATAAGTTAACCCTCAAAATTTTCAAAAAAGTAACGAAATATCTTGGTATTGGCATTGGTTCTATTGTAAATTTCTTGAATCCGGAGATGATTGTGCTGGGTGGGGGTGTCGTTGAAGCATTGGACGATAAATTCTTGGACGATATCCGTACCGCCGCTGAAAAATACGCGCTGCCCAATACGCTGAGCGGGGTTCAAATTGTACCGGCAAAACTGGGCGATAATTCCGCTATTCTGGGCGCAGCTGCCTTAGCACGACAACGATCCGAAACGGCGTAG